TGAGCGGCACTGAGATCGGTGGAGCAGAGCCGGTCGAGGTCGCATCTAAGGCTCTCCGCTAAAGTCTCCACATTCGGACTTGCGGGAGCGGAGAGCACCGCGCGGATGCCGGAGAGAATCAGCCGGCGCTGAGCCACCGGGGGAAGCCGCTCCCGCACAAAATTGAGCTGTGCCCGCACCAGATCGACAGATAGGCGAATGCCGCCTTCTCCGGAGTAGTTGCAGTAGAGTGCTTTGAGCTGATCTCCGATTTGCCGCCAGGCCTCCGCAAGAGGGGGTCTCGGCCGTTCGCGGGACTCCTTAATTAAATCATCCATCCTTTTTCTGATGGATTGAAGACTCAAGACGGCGTCCGTGTATCGCGCCGCCCGCTCCTCGGGTCCCGAAAACCGGGTGGTCCAGCTACAAGGAGAGATCGGATAGGAAAGATAGTGCAATTCAACGCGTTTTCCCTCCCGTGGCGATTCTTCCTCATTTTTTGGGCTCGCAAGGATCTGCGCAGGAGGGGATTCCTCCAATGTCACTGCCTCCGTAATCAAAGAGAAGATATCGAGTTGCAGAGGTGCTTCTTTTGTTTTTGGCATAGCCTCCCTTCGTTGTGAGCTGCGAGATCGGCCGAGAAGAATTGCGTTCAGAAAAGAGAACCGGGATGTCCGGCGACGTCGTTTTTTGGAAATCTGACCGCTTTGTCATACAGGACATAGCCTTTCGTTCTAGACAAAAAAAAAGCCCTCAGGAGAATCGCTCCTCCAAAGGGCTTTCATGACCGGCCAGGTTTCGGCCGAATTAGACCGCGCGGATACTTTTCGGCGCGCGATGATCTGAGCGCAACGATATTGAAAAAGCGCGGGGCGTTCTTATGTCATTTTGGTTCTCCTCTTTTTTCCTGCTCTCGGCGACCCCGTTCGACAAGCAGCTTCGTCGCTCCCCATGCATTCGCGCAAAAGGATTTAAACGCCATCAATTTACCCGGCTCCGGGAGGAGCGGCGCCCCGCGCTTCGCCGGACCGACCTGAAAGTCATATTCGGAAAGAAACCGGATATATTCGATTCGGTTTTCATTGGGAATGATGATCGGAGGATAACCTGAATTTAATACCGGCAAATTCGCAAGAAGCCGAGCCATCCTTCCGTTCCCATCGAAGAACGGGTGAATTCGGACAAACGAAACATGAAGATCGACATAAGCGGAAAGCGCGGCCATCTCTGATAAGTGTTCCGTCATTCGGAGATTGAGGAGGCCGATCCAATCTTTCATGAGGTAGGGTACATCTTCAGGGGAAGCGAAATTAATAAAAACCTGCCTATCATCGATGATCGCATTGGTCCCGTTCGGCTCCTTCTTCCACGCGCCGACAGGTTTGAAAATATCGACGACCACGTTTGTCTGAACCGCTTTATGCAGCAGAAAGATGTCTTGATCGCCGATCACCGCGTGATTCCGAAGCAGGTCATAGAGAAGATCGATCGCCTTTGCATGTCCGATGACCTCTTGGTGATCCTTAACCGGCTTTCCTTTAATCGTCAAGCCTTCCCCGATCACAAAAGCGGTCTCTCCAAGCGTCAGCGAATTGCCCTCCAGAGCCGTGGTCGAATGCGTCCAGAGATTCCGTAACTGCACCATGAGCGCCTTGCGGATATCCGGATCGAAGCCGTCAAGAAAGGTCATTTTACCCTCTATTAAAATCCACCCGCTTGGAGTGATTCTCCATCGCCCGCTCCGGCCGGTTCAGTCCCGTGCGCGGGCGGAACGAATGCCTCAACGAGGCCGTGGCAATCGATCTTAGATCACCCCTGCGCAGCAGGCCAAGTGTGAAAATATAAGGAAGAGCGCGGCAAACCCGGGTACGCCTATTCCGTCTCCGAGACGGTCGAACCCCGTTGAAATCTCTCGAAATAGTCTTTGGACCTCCCACTCTCCATCCGATTCGATAGTAATGTACAATCCACTCGTTTGCAATAGCATAACTGATCTCCAGAAAAGGGAGGCCGTCGGTATTCTCCGAGCAGCCCCCCTTTTCTTTTGAGCTGCCGTTTTCTTATTTTATCCGTTCCGCGATCTCTTCGAGGCGCTGGCTTAGCCAGGCGGTCTCTTCCGCGAGAGCATCCGAGCGCCGTGCAAAGGGTCCAAGCGTAGGACCTCCCACCGGTGAGAGATCCACCATCCATTCTCCCGTGACGGTCGGTTCCACTTGCGAGGCGCGCCGATGGCCGGCACGACCACAGCGGGAGAGATCGATAACCTCCTGATATAGTGAGATGATCTTTCCATCCGGGCAGATGACGATCTTCACGCCACCGCCTCCTGAGCCTCCGGAAGAATCCGGATCTTCCGCTTCGGCCGCTGGATCATCATCGCATCGAGCTGCCCCTGGACGGCGGTCATCTTTTGAGCGATCTCCCGGCGGAAGCCATCGTCCGAGCGAAGGGTCGAGGGATCGACGCCATCGAGGATGAGTTTGCAGCGGGTGACCTGCTCCTCGAGCGCCCGATCATTTCGGATGTTTAATTGTCTGAAATCGTCCAGAAACTGCCGAATATTGCCGATGAGCGTATCCCGGAAGACCTTCTTTTCACCGGAGAGGCGTTCTACGGCGTGGTCGATCATTTCGGAAAAGCGGGTGCGAAGCGTGACCATGGCCAGCTCGTTGAACTCATCAATCGTCCTCTGAAACTTCTCTTGCTCGCGCGCATAAATCTCCGGCGTGAGAATGCCGCTTCGCCCGGGGGAGTCGACCACCAGAAACCGCCATGAGAAGGAGAACTTCGATCGTATATCGGTCGGGTATTCGGAGGGATCGAACAATTGATTGAGCCGCAGCTGCGCCGACTGGATGAAAATCTCGAAATTGTTCACAAAATAGGAGACCTTCTCGTTGAATCTCGCCTGAAACTCCGGCAACGTCTGATCCACAGGCCGGATCAAATCTTTCGGGATGAAATGGACGCCGGGAATCGGAAAGGGCAGCGTCTTCCCATAAACGTAGCTCCGCGCCGCATTCCGTTCCTTTTCCATCGGTTTAAGACAATCCCGGTCGATCAGATATTTGATCGCCTTGATGAGGGCTGGATCCGCATCGACGTTCAGTCTGGCTGAGGGAAGCTTGATCCTCCCTCCCCAAATACTGACGTTCAATTGGATTAGACATCCTTGCTCGAAAATATTCTCTTGCGCCATGTGGGTGTGCTCCTGATGAACGGTTAAGAAGCCCGCTTCCTATTGTCCCTGTTGCAGACGGCCTTCGTTACTTGTTTGGTAGTAGTCGGTCGTCAGGGACTGCGCGTCGACTCTGCCGAGCGCTTCTTCCAGAAACCGCGTCGCCTCAAGGCAGTCCGACCCTGTGAATCCGGCTGCCTCGATTCTGATCTCGCCATCCGGTCCGAACGTTGCGAGGATCTGCTTCATGATCAACCTCCGACTGAAATCTGAAGTGTGATGGCTCCGTTCTGCTGTGGAATCTCGCATACCGAGTAGCCTTTCGAGATCGCCGCTTCTCTGGCCGCTTCCAGCGCGTAGGCTTGCTTCAGAAGCCCCGCCCCTGGGCCGAGGCGCTCCTCCAACCCTCCCTTCTGCCAGCTATCCCAGAGCAGCCGATAGCCACCTTTCTTGTCCGCGACCACGCCGACCTCATAGGTCGCTCCCGGAACGACGATGGCATGCTCACAATGGCCCAACGCCTCGATCGTCACGCCCTCGGGTAGGGGGGCGTCTCCGACAGACCGGCCATACCAGGCGTACGTGGTCTGTCCTTCCGCAAACGTGAAACCCAGCCGCTCGCAGGCGGCTTTGAGAATGTTCAGATCTTTGATCTCGACTCCGATTTGCGTTACATGTGACATGGCGATCTCCTCCCTTTGTTTGGTTTCGCTCTAATTCTGGCTTCCGCCGGATACTCCACCGCGCAAGCGTCGTTGGCTCTTCTCCCCCTCCTCCGCGGCAAGTGATGCGGGGATGGTCCGGTTTCTCGCCCAATCCCGGATCGTGGACAGTTTCTCCCCCATGCTCTTCGAGAGCGGAATAATATATTTCATCGCTTCTTTCAGAGAGCTCGTCGTAATGGATGCGATTCTACAGAGCGATTTGATTTCGGCCCCACTCCAGGCATGAAGCTCCGGGATTTCCGCATCGGTGATTCCGTACTGCTCGGTGTAGATCCTCAGAATGGCTTCTCTTTCCGTCGGCGTCGGAAGATCGACAAAGAAGATCGCATCCCAGCGCTCCGCTCTTAACAGCTCGGGAGGAAACTGATCGATCTTGTTTGACGTCGCGATGACAAAGACCCTGCTGGTTCGGTCGGGTAAGAGAGGAGCATTGCTGCTCCTCTCTCCCCTAAGAACCGGACATGAGAGTTTCCCCTCATACGGCTCAAGCCTTTCTTAAATTTCCGTTTTATGGCACGGAAACCGGTTTCGCAACTTTCAATCTTTGGTTGTGAATCTGCCTATGACAATTTGGATGCACCATGACCAAATTGGATTTTCGATCATCTCCGCCTTGAGATTTCCAAAGGATATGGTGGACGTGCCACCGGGTTTCCTCTCTTATCATCTCTAGACAAATCGGACAGATTCCTTTTTGGTCCATCCAAAGCTTTTGTAGCCTTTTGTTTTCCTGAAATGAGTCCAACATTTTGAGTAGTTTACGGTGTTCAAAATACTGTTCCCATTTTGGATCAAAAGGATTCGCATCTGCCTGGATTTTGATGTGACGCTTGATCGGTGTATCGCTGGCCTTTACAAGCGTTACCATCTCTGGTGTTCCGTCGGACAACGCGTTGCCTGTTTCGGATCTAAACACCCAGTTTCTGGTTTCCACCTTCTTAAAGTATTTCTCTTTAATCCAGCGTCTTCCTTTGCTTGGATGTCTGCGCTTTGCCCATTGCCATAATACTTGCCAAATCCTGTGATCTACTGACGAAAAGGTTTCTTTGGCAACTTGGCTTTTATGATAGTTCGCCCAACCTCGAATGACTGGATTAAGCACATTAATCAGTCCAACCTGGGTTGCCGTTTTATTCCCCTTTGTTATTTTCCGGACTTTATCTAAGAATGTTTTTACATTCTTTTTAGACGGCTTAATTAAGAGTTTGCCGTTGTACTTACGTACATTCCATCCAAGAAAATCAAATCCTTCTTCAATATGCGTTACTTTGGTTTTCTCCCGAGAGATTTCCAACCCCCTGGTTTTTAAAAATTCTTCAACCAGTGGTTTGATTTCATTTTCAAGTAATTCTTTCGAATTTCCCGTGATAATGAAATCATCAGCATATCGAATCATATTCACTTTTGGTTTGGTCCGGGTCCATCTGGGAAACTTTTTCATCAGAACCTTTTCCAAACCATCGAGTGTGATATTGGCCAACGTGGGCGAAATAATTCCACCTTGGGGCGTACCCGCCTCCGTTGGATAAAGGATTTGTTTGTCAATAAATCCAGCCTTAAGCCATGATTGGAGAATAACCTTATCTAATGGAGCATTGGTTAATAACCATTCATGACTGATATTGTCAAAACAACCTTTGATATCGCCTTCTAAGATCCATTGTGGGGATACCGCTTTACCCAAGGTAATGAAACATTGTGCGACGGCGTCCGTTGTGCATCTTTCAGGCCGAAATCCATAAGAGTTCATATCGCCTGTAGTTTCCGCCACTGGTTCCAGAGTTAGCAGATAGAGGGCTTGCATGGCTCTGTCCTTTATCGTTGGAATCCCAAGCGGTCTTCTCTTACCGTTGTTTTTGGGAATGTATACCCGTCTTAATGGAAGCGGTTTGTATCCGCGTCTTTTAAGTGACAATACGGCTTGCGATTTGGCGTCCGGTGTTGACCATGTTTCTTGGTCAATACCAGGTGTATTCTTTCCTCGATTTTCAGTCACTCGTTTAACAGCCAATGCTTTGGCTGAAAATGAATGGGAGAGCAACCATTGCAAGGATTTTACTTTGCCATGCCTGCCTTCCTGCGTCGCCTTTACAATACGGGCTTGCAGCCTCTTCACTTGTTGGTGACATTGTCGCCAGTTAATTTGATGCCAATGTACCTCCTTGTGGGAGGATGCACACGTTGTTTTAACGTTCATTTGCTTTTCCTCCTTTGTGAGGTTCTACAAACGATCTTGTAAAGAAAGACCTAGTGGAAGTCTGCCCGTTTTCACGTGGGATAATGTTATCTCTTCGATTCAATCCCTATCCGTTCTATTACCAAACGGCTTTTGCTTTTTCCACATTCCTCTACCCGCATCTCTATCGGTAGACCTTGCGGTTTACTTTCCCTTGGAGGGAGAAATACGGGCTTACCATGTTCTATCTAAATAACAGGGACGGGTTAGACTCTGCCTCTTCACCGATAGCATGGCGTTCGTGGAACCTTAAATGACACAAGGTTCTCCTGCTATGTGCCTTTTTGGCAAAGCCTGTCAGCATTTTTGGCTTATTCTGGCTCACGGTGTTTATTGGCAGTTCACATCTGTTAGTCATACCATCCAGCCTGGCATCCCAACCGCATAATGCTTGCAGTAATCATTTTCACCTCACGGCGAAAAAGATGTCTTCTGACAGGATTACGTTGTCCTGACAGCTTCATACCAAAGCGTTGCCACTTTCGCATGTGTCAGTAGGCTACTGTTGACGAAACAACAGGTTTTGTCATCACAAGATCTGTGAAGCAAAACAATTATTTAGACAGCTTCATGTCGCACGTCATTCAGCCAGGTCAGAAACGTCCCGAGAAGATGTTTGCTGACCCCGCCGTCGAGAACCGCTCCGTCGGCGCCCGCGAGTCCTTTATCTAATTCATCGATAAAGAGCACGCAGGGAGCCATGGCATCCGCGACCGCAAGGGCTCGGCGCATCCGCTCCTCGGACTCTCCGACCAGGGAGGTAAAAACCTTCCCGAAATCGAGCGCCAAGGTCGGAATCCCAAGCTGCGCACCGAGCGCTTTCGCGAAATGGCTCTTCCCGCATCCTTGCAGACCGAGCAGGAGAATGCCGCGCGCCAGCGGAGAGAGGCCGATTTTGAGGGAAAACGCTTTGAGATTCTCCAGCCCCCCGATCGTGTCGAATCCCTCCTTGCCGTAAAAGATCTCGATACAGGCGTTTTTCTTGACCATCTGCGCTTTCTGGGAGCTGACCACCTCCCAGGAAAACGGCTGAGGGTGGATCGCGGAGAGGGCGAATGCGTTCTCCGCCTCAAAATTTGTAAGGCCGGAGGCCGCATCCAAGAGTGCCCCGGTGTCGTTTGGCATCGGCAGTTTCGCGGATTCGGCGACGTCGGAGAGGATCGAAGAGAGCCGTTCGCGGTCGGGCAGATCAAAATCCAAAACCGTAAAGGTTCGATCCAGCTCCAGGGGGATCTGCAGACGCGAGGAGAGCGACACGAGTGTCTTCCCACCCGATTTCCAGTTGTCCAAATTGTTTTGTATCGCCTGGATCACGTTCATGACGGCAAGGGATTGATGGAAATTCCAGGCGAAGAGAACTTTATTTTCATTGCCTCTTGCCAGCCACTCTAACGTGGAGACCGCGTCGCGCGGGACCTGCTCATTCAACTCGGCGCCATTCAACGGGCGAACGCCTCGGATCAGGTCCCAGGAGTAGCATCTGCAATCGACCTCTTTCGCCTCAGCGGCCAACTCCTTCTCCGCGCGATCCGGCTCCAGGGTGTGAACGTATAGCGCCGGGTAGCCGGCCTGTAGGTACTGTTTGAATTTAATCTTCATCAGATCTCCTCTTCGGTTAAAAAAAGAGGCCCTG
The Candidatus Manganitrophus noduliformans DNA segment above includes these coding regions:
- a CDS encoding AAA family ATPase; protein product: MKIKFKQYLQAGYPALYVHTLEPDRAEKELAAEAKEVDCRCYSWDLIRGVRPLNGAELNEQVPRDAVSTLEWLARGNENKVLFAWNFHQSLAVMNVIQAIQNNLDNWKSGGKTLVSLSSRLQIPLELDRTFTVLDFDLPDRERLSSILSDVAESAKLPMPNDTGALLDAASGLTNFEAENAFALSAIHPQPFSWEVVSSQKAQMVKKNACIEIFYGKEGFDTIGGLENLKAFSLKIGLSPLARGILLLGLQGCGKSHFAKALGAQLGIPTLALDFGKVFTSLVGESEERMRRALAVADAMAPCVLFIDELDKGLAGADGAVLDGGVSKHLLGTFLTWLNDVRHEAV
- a CDS encoding DUF3150 domain-containing protein; amino-acid sequence: MAQENIFEQGCLIQLNVSIWGGRIKLPSARLNVDADPALIKAIKYLIDRDCLKPMEKERNAARSYVYGKTLPFPIPGVHFIPKDLIRPVDQTLPEFQARFNEKVSYFVNNFEIFIQSAQLRLNQLFDPSEYPTDIRSKFSFSWRFLVVDSPGRSGILTPEIYAREQEKFQRTIDEFNELAMVTLRTRFSEMIDHAVERLSGEKKVFRDTLIGNIRQFLDDFRQLNIRNDRALEEQVTRCKLILDGVDPSTLRSDDGFRREIAQKMTAVQGQLDAMMIQRPKRKIRILPEAQEAVA
- a CDS encoding Fic family protein encodes the protein MTFLDGFDPDIRKALMVQLRNLWTHSTTALEGNSLTLGETAFVIGEGLTIKGKPVKDHQEVIGHAKAIDLLYDLLRNHAVIGDQDIFLLHKAVQTNVVVDIFKPVGAWKKEPNGTNAIIDDRQVFINFASPEDVPYLMKDWIGLLNLRMTEHLSEMAALSAYVDLHVSFVRIHPFFDGNGRMARLLANLPVLNSGYPPIIIPNENRIEYIRFLSEYDFQVGPAKRGAPLLPEPGKLMAFKSFCANAWGATKLLVERGRREQEKRGEPK
- a CDS encoding DUF2997 domain-containing protein, which translates into the protein MKQILATFGPDGEIRIEAAGFTGSDCLEATRFLEEALGRVDAQSLTTDYYQTSNEGRLQQGQ
- the ltrA gene encoding group II intron reverse transcriptase/maturase — protein: MNVKTTCASSHKEVHWHQINWRQCHQQVKRLQARIVKATQEGRHGKVKSLQWLLSHSFSAKALAVKRVTENRGKNTPGIDQETWSTPDAKSQAVLSLKRRGYKPLPLRRVYIPKNNGKRRPLGIPTIKDRAMQALYLLTLEPVAETTGDMNSYGFRPERCTTDAVAQCFITLGKAVSPQWILEGDIKGCFDNISHEWLLTNAPLDKVILQSWLKAGFIDKQILYPTEAGTPQGGIISPTLANITLDGLEKVLMKKFPRWTRTKPKVNMIRYADDFIITGNSKELLENEIKPLVEEFLKTRGLEISREKTKVTHIEEGFDFLGWNVRKYNGKLLIKPSKKNVKTFLDKVRKITKGNKTATQVGLINVLNPVIRGWANYHKSQVAKETFSSVDHRIWQVLWQWAKRRHPSKGRRWIKEKYFKKVETRNWVFRSETGNALSDGTPEMVTLVKASDTPIKRHIKIQADANPFDPKWEQYFEHRKLLKMLDSFQENKRLQKLWMDQKGICPICLEMIREETRWHVHHILWKSQGGDDRKSNLVMVHPNCHRQIHNQRLKVAKPVSVP
- a CDS encoding DUF1257 domain-containing protein; this translates as MSHVTQIGVEIKDLNILKAACERLGFTFAEGQTTYAWYGRSVGDAPLPEGVTIEALGHCEHAIVVPGATYEVGVVADKKGGYRLLWDSWQKGGLEERLGPGAGLLKQAYALEAAREAAISKGYSVCEIPQQNGAITLQISVGG